Proteins encoded together in one Impatiens glandulifera chromosome 1, dImpGla2.1, whole genome shotgun sequence window:
- the LOC124922597 gene encoding fasciclin-like arabinogalactan protein 8 yields the protein MVFSGNLFLLALSLIIAVAGAHNITAILDGFPEYSEFNSYLTQTKLCDEIASRNTITVLVLNNGEMDTLTAKRPLSVIKNLLSLHIILDYYDAKKLHKIADGTVSATTLYQTTGNAPGNVGFVNITDMRGGRVGFGSGEGSKLDSTYTKEVKTFPYNLAVVEISAPIIAPSLLTATTPSGNITASLEKAGCKTFSHLISSTGVLKVFESAAANGLTIFAPNDKAFTDPGVPDLTKLTNAEQVSLLQYHALASYKPIGSLKTMKDAISTLATNGVGKYDLTATTAGDEVTLHSDDGKSSSRVANNAVDAPPLVIFTVDNVLLPSELFGKPPSPAPAPEPVTSTPGPAPGPEKDAPSPAPVSKAPSPSPFSSPPAPPTDSPELSPVEGPAPADSARSTTSDKANGNLIKPAVMMAVLTAVIMSVLLW from the exons ATGGTTTTTTCCGGCAACCTTTTCCTACTAGCTCTCTCCCTAATCATCGCCGTCGCCGGAGCTCACAACATCACGGCGATTCTCGACGGTTTTCCTGAATACAGCGAGTTCAACAGCTACCTAACTCAAACAAAACTCTGCGATGAAATCGCCAGTCGAAACACAATAACTGTCTTGGTTCTCAACAATGGAGAAATGGATACATTAACAGCTAAACGTCCTCTTTCAGTAATCAAAAATCTTCTTAGTCTTCATATCATACTCGATTATTACGATGCTAAAAAGCTTCACAAGATCGCTGACGGTACTGTTTCTGCTACTACACTTTATCAAACTACTGGAAATGCACCTGGAAACGTCGGATTTGTTAACATTACTGATATGAGAGGCGGTAGAGTTGGATTTGGCTCCGGTGAAGGATCGAAACTTGATTCTACTTACACTAAGGAGGTGAAAACGTTTCCGTATAATCTCGCGGTCGTGGAAATCAGTGCGCCGATCATCGCTCCTTCGTTGTTAACAGCGACGACTCCTTCCGGTAACATCACTGCTTCACTTGAAAAAGCTGGATGTAAGACGTTTTCACATCTCATTTCCTCGACCGGCGTGCTAAAG GTGTTTGAATCGGCGGCGGCGAATGGATTGACGATCTTCGCTCCAAATGATAAGGCGTTTACAGATCCGGGAGTTCCTGATTTAACTAAGTTAACGAATGCAGAACAGGTTTCATTGTTACAGTATCATGCTCTAGCAAGTTACAAACCTATTGGATCATTGAAAACGATGAAGGATGCGATTAGTACTTTAGCGACAAACGGTGTCGGAAAATACGATTTGACTGCTACAACCGCCGGCGATGAAGTTACATTACACAGCGACGACGGGAAAAGTTCATCAAGAGTAGCGAATAATGCTGTCGATGCGCCTCCATTGGTTATCTTCACTGTTGATAATGTTCTTCTTCCAAGTGAGCTTTTTGGTAAACCTCCTAGTCCGGCGCCTGCGCCGGAGCCTGTAACATCAACTCCGGGACCGGCACCGGGACCGGAAAAGGATGCTCCTAGTCCTGCGCCTGTTTCGAAAGCTCCTTCTCCATCTCCATTTTCGTCACCGCCAGCGCCTCCGACTGACTCGCCTGAGTTATCGCCGGTGGAAGGACCGGCACCGGCGGATTCTGCGAGAAGTACTACTTCTGATAAGGCGAACGGTAACTTGATTAAACCGGCGGTTATGATGGCTGTTTTAACGGCCGTTATAATGTCTGTTTTGTTGTGGTAG